A stretch of the Tautonia marina genome encodes the following:
- a CDS encoding M14 family metallopeptidase produces the protein MITQRIGAPATLLPLLVLVVLSLPGSTRADDAPAPSLVPEGYLDADTLTKRLQDLAEAHPDALSLRSIAKTGEGRDVWLVTLGVRPDEQDDEAHRPPAVLIVGNLEADHLVGSQVALGLIERLADPDEEDEAIATLLDRYTVYVVPRLNPDGAERLFETPRQAIRTNLTATDEDRDGTSDEDGPDDVDGDRLILQMRVKDAEATLVPDEDDPRILRPAKAAEGERAIYSESDEGTDRDGDGERNEDPAGGVNLNRNWPHAWTELNDQTGYSPASEPEVRGLIQFCYDHPEISVVWTFTLHDSLRTEPKKPESKLADADLPYFVALSKAYRESIAPPKEDEENEEPKEEPDTEEPTETSDPAPIPDGADPLAGLPEAVRNRVIEAFEALPENEQNRLMTDFENASPLERAGMLAQFVASLDADEDEPESPKEAAKKTGEGLAPSNSSSLGATTDGAMSEWAYDQFGAVAIASSLWPGPTLTEPAEGEEKPPTDGEKRWLFWNDTVMGGRAFKDFDEVEHPTLGTVEIGGWLPGVRVNPPIEEVEGITEAQYRFLTDLAGRMTTLEIVDVKVEPRGGDVFGVSARVENPGYFPTALAQGVTTRQAAPIVVRPVLGEAKLLGGPIVDRIDRLAGSGDSKEYRWLILAPEGVEAIAIEASSPRAGKVVAEVGLPREPRR, from the coding sequence GTGATCACCCAACGGATCGGAGCGCCCGCGACGCTCCTACCCCTGCTCGTGCTCGTCGTGCTGTCGCTTCCTGGATCGACCCGAGCCGACGATGCCCCAGCGCCGTCGCTCGTGCCCGAGGGGTATCTCGACGCCGACACCCTCACCAAGCGGCTTCAAGACCTGGCCGAAGCTCATCCCGATGCCCTCTCGTTGCGTTCGATCGCCAAGACGGGCGAAGGGCGAGACGTCTGGCTCGTGACGCTGGGCGTTCGTCCCGACGAGCAGGACGACGAGGCCCATCGGCCGCCGGCCGTGCTGATCGTGGGGAACCTGGAGGCCGATCATCTGGTCGGAAGTCAGGTCGCGCTCGGCCTGATTGAGCGGCTGGCCGATCCAGATGAGGAGGACGAGGCGATCGCCACCCTGCTCGATCGGTACACGGTTTACGTCGTCCCTCGACTGAATCCGGACGGAGCCGAGCGGCTGTTCGAAACTCCTCGGCAGGCGATCCGGACAAACCTCACCGCGACCGACGAGGACCGCGACGGCACCTCCGACGAGGACGGCCCGGACGACGTGGACGGCGACCGTCTCATCCTTCAGATGAGGGTCAAGGACGCCGAGGCGACCCTTGTGCCCGACGAGGACGACCCGCGCATCCTTCGACCCGCCAAGGCGGCCGAGGGGGAGCGAGCGATCTACTCCGAATCGGACGAAGGGACCGACCGCGACGGCGACGGCGAGCGGAACGAAGACCCCGCCGGTGGCGTGAACCTGAACCGCAACTGGCCCCATGCCTGGACCGAGCTGAACGACCAGACCGGCTACAGTCCCGCCAGCGAGCCCGAAGTGCGCGGGCTGATCCAGTTCTGCTACGACCACCCCGAGATCAGCGTCGTCTGGACCTTCACCCTGCACGACTCGCTGCGAACCGAGCCGAAGAAGCCGGAATCGAAGCTGGCCGACGCCGATCTGCCGTACTTCGTCGCCCTGTCGAAGGCGTATCGGGAGTCGATCGCCCCACCGAAGGAAGACGAGGAAAACGAGGAGCCGAAGGAGGAGCCCGACACCGAAGAACCTACCGAGACTTCTGATCCGGCTCCCATTCCCGACGGCGCCGACCCGCTGGCCGGTTTGCCGGAAGCGGTTCGCAACCGCGTGATCGAAGCCTTCGAGGCACTGCCGGAGAATGAGCAAAATCGGTTGATGACTGACTTTGAGAATGCGTCTCCCCTAGAGCGTGCGGGGATGCTCGCCCAGTTCGTCGCCAGTCTTGATGCAGACGAGGATGAGCCGGAGTCACCGAAAGAGGCAGCAAAGAAGACGGGCGAAGGACTGGCGCCGAGCAACAGTTCGAGCCTCGGCGCGACGACCGACGGGGCGATGAGCGAGTGGGCCTATGACCAGTTCGGGGCCGTGGCGATCGCCTCGTCCCTCTGGCCCGGTCCGACCTTGACGGAACCCGCGGAGGGGGAGGAGAAGCCCCCGACCGACGGCGAGAAGCGGTGGTTGTTCTGGAACGACACCGTGATGGGTGGCCGCGCCTTCAAGGATTTTGATGAGGTCGAGCACCCGACACTCGGCACGGTCGAGATTGGCGGCTGGCTGCCCGGAGTCCGGGTGAACCCGCCGATCGAGGAGGTGGAGGGGATCACCGAGGCGCAGTACCGCTTCCTCACCGACCTGGCCGGACGGATGACGACGCTTGAGATCGTCGATGTCAAGGTTGAGCCACGAGGCGGTGACGTGTTCGGGGTGTCGGCCCGCGTCGAGAACCCGGGGTACTTCCCGACGGCACTGGCACAAGGGGTAACGACCCGCCAGGCTGCTCCGATCGTCGTCCGTCCGGTGCTGGGAGAGGCGAAGCTGCTGGGCGGGCCGATTGTCGATCGGATTGACCGCCTGGCTGGTTCGGGCGATTCGAAGGAATACCGCTGGTTGATCCTGGCCCCCGAGGGAGTGGAGGCGATTGCGATTGAGGCGTCGTCGCCCAGAGCGGGCAAGGTGGTGGCGGAGGTCGGGCTGCCTCGCGAACCCCGGAGGTGA
- a CDS encoding DUF1963 domain-containing protein, whose translation MELDALLQRLGPWFDRHRRRAWRPITEAGDSLMPCSKFSGTPWVPEGADWPRCRHCGEPIALFLQLDLDQLPERMAGPAGSGLLQFFYCVNGTQECEQACEGWSHFSEAHLIRVIRPEGPARDDLASRFEATLPSRVITGWEPIDDYPHAEEFASLGLSIRFDDPSSRTYDRITIECPDVGLFESGLPVAYWNDPGLNRCVPGDKLGGWPFWIQSAEYPNCLTCGRRMEPVFQIDSEDNLAFMFGDVGCGHLTRCPDHPDMLAFGWACS comes from the coding sequence ATGGAACTCGATGCGTTGCTCCAGCGGCTCGGCCCCTGGTTCGATCGGCACCGGCGCCGCGCCTGGCGGCCGATCACCGAGGCGGGCGACAGCCTGATGCCCTGCTCGAAGTTCTCGGGCACGCCCTGGGTTCCGGAGGGAGCGGATTGGCCGCGCTGCCGACACTGCGGCGAGCCGATTGCATTGTTCCTGCAATTGGACCTCGATCAACTGCCGGAACGGATGGCCGGGCCGGCGGGCTCGGGGCTGTTGCAATTCTTTTATTGCGTCAACGGCACACAGGAATGTGAACAAGCGTGCGAGGGATGGTCCCATTTCTCCGAGGCCCATCTGATCCGGGTCATCCGGCCGGAGGGGCCGGCTCGGGACGACCTGGCGTCTCGGTTCGAGGCGACCTTGCCGTCCCGGGTCATCACGGGTTGGGAGCCGATCGACGACTATCCCCACGCCGAGGAGTTTGCATCGCTCGGCCTCTCGATTCGCTTCGATGACCCGTCGTCGAGGACGTATGACCGGATCACGATTGAATGCCCGGACGTCGGGCTTTTCGAATCGGGGCTCCCGGTGGCGTACTGGAACGACCCGGGCCTGAATCGTTGCGTGCCGGGAGACAAGCTGGGCGGCTGGCCCTTCTGGATCCAGTCAGCCGAGTACCCCAACTGCCTGACGTGCGGACGCCGCATGGAACCGGTCTTCCAGATCGATTCGGAAGACAACCTCGCGTTCATGTTTGGCGACGTGGGGTGCGGCCACCTGACCCGGTGCCCGGATCATCCGGACATGCTGGCCTTCGGGTGGGCGTGCAGCTAG